A window of Flammeovirga kamogawensis genomic DNA:
TCACAATTTCCTAATTGATTACAACTTAGTGTAGCTGCTTCAATCTTTATGTTTGGAGTTGTAATCTCTCTACCTTTTCCACTTACAGCACATTTTAGATACACTGTTTGCTCACCATCAATAGTTTCTATAAACCATTCATAAGATAGACTTGTTGTTTTTATCCATTCTCCTTTAACAGTAGAGGTATTTAAAGACATCAAATCTGTAGAAGAGTTATTGACTTGTAAATCTGTACTTGATGATAAATTTGTTCCAAATTGATCTGCCAATGCTTGTATCTGTGCCTTTCTTAATAATTGTTCTTTAAAACTACCAACAGTATAACTATCCAACAATGGTTCTGTAATTGTTGAGCTTACTTTTTTAGTTTTCTGACCAAAAACTAATGAAGGAAATATAATTAAAAACAAAAAGAGTATATTTTTATACATGTTGATTATTACTAATTTAGATTTTCAAACTTTCAATTGTGAATTTAAAAGTAATTCTAATTATATTGAACTTTTAAACTGACATTTTTTATCATAACAAATATCTATGAAAAGTAAACTTTTTTATACCATAGCATTAATGTGCTCTTTACTACTTTTTAACTTATCCGCACAAAGTCAGACTAAAAAAGAGAAAAAAGCAACTTTAAAGCAATTAAAGACAAAAGCAGTTAAAGATGCTAAGAAGCAAGCTAAGACTTTATCTAAACAAGGTTATACAGAAATTCCTGGTGACTTACCAATGGCAATGCAGTTAGAAAATTCGTATTATGCTAGGTTAGCTCAAGATGATATGGGAAACCCTAAATTTTTTGTAGTTTTCCAAGAATCTAAAGGAGAGTCTTTTGCAGCAGCAAAGCAATCAGCATATCAATTATGTTTGAATGAATTAGCTACTCAAATTGGTTCTGAAATTATTGGTAGAATTAAGACAAACCTTTCTAATTCTGAAAGCCTAAATGATTCGGGATCTGTAAATGAAGTAATTGGTTCTTACCAAAACAATGTTTCTGCTCGTTTAGGTAGAACAACACCAATTGTTCTACTTAAAAAAGTTGATGGAGGAATGACTTACATAACAATGTCTGTAAAATACCCTATTTCTGAAGCAGAAAGAATTGTAAAAGAAGATTTGCGAAAAGAGTTAGCTAAAAAATCAGATCTCCAACAAGATGAGATTGATGGTTTATTAGATATCAGATAATTTATAAGTCTGTAATTCTTAAAAAGGTATCACATAATTGAAATGTGATACCTTTTTTTATGAACAAAATCAGTATACTATTGTAGTTTTTGTTCTTCCCACTCCGAACGGAGAATGCCATAACTTAGAGAATCAAAATATTTGCCTTTCACAATTCTAGCATTTCTAAATTGAGCCTCTTTTTTCATCCCTAACTTTTTTGAAAGTTTCATCATCCCTTCATTACCAGACCATGTTGTTAACCCAAGTCTAACTAATTCAGGTTTTTCAGCAAAAAGTAAATCAATCCAAAGATATAGCGCCTGGTAACCAATGCCTTTAAACCAAAAATCTGGGTTGAAAACAACTATTCCAATTTCCATCCAATTAGTTTCCTCAGACCTCCATCTCCAGGTAACTTCACCAATAAGTTTATTTGCTTCATTGGTAATTATTCTTTTTTGTGGAAGTGGATTTATATCGGTTTTAAAATCAGTTTTTAATTGTTGGATAAAGCTTTCTATTTCATCAACAGATTTCTTTTTGTAATACGGAGCATTTAAATTTTGATAGGTGTGATGAGGAAGCAACCACAGCTTATATTCATCTAGGTCATTTAGGGTTAATGTTCTTAGTTTAATCATTTTTATTAGTAACTAGGTTTATTAAAACTACATTCTTATAGTTTTACTTGGTTCTTTATTTAATTTTTAATGGTTTGTTATTTGACAATTAGTAAGACTGTTCTGACAGTAAATAATTAAAAATTATCTATTGAAAGGGTATTTCAGTTTAAAACTATTGAATAATAAGCCAACCACAACTAATAAACCACCAATAACCTGAGCAGGAACGATTTCATCGCCCAATAAAAAAGAAGCTGATGTACCAAATACTGGTACTAAATTCATAAATAAAGCACTAGTTTCAGCTCCAATTTCTTTGATTGATATAAACCAAAAAGCTCCACAAATAGCTGTAGATAGTGCACCCATAAAGAAAATAGCTAATAAATATTCTTTAGTTGTAGGAAAAATAAATTGTTCTGTAAAAAGACTTACGGAAATAAAGCATATACATGCCACAACAGTTACTAGTGTTGTTAACCATAGCGGGCTTATTCCTGTTAAATATTTTTTTATAAAAACATTACCAAAAGAAAAACTGATGTTTGCAGCTAAAATATATAAATCTCCTTTAGAGAAGGTAAGGTTTTGTATAGTTGCAATATCTCCTTTGGTTATAACCATAAGTATACCCGTAAAGCCAAAGCAAATACCAATTATTTGTTTAGGTTTCAATTTTGTCTTTAACATTGGTATAGATATTAAAGCAGTATTAAGAGGGGTAAGGCCAATAATTAAAACACCATTAAATGCAGAGGTGAACTTTAAGCCTTCTAAAAAGAGAATATTATATAGAAACGCTCCCACAATACCTAAGAAGACAATTTCTTTCCATTTAGAAATACTTTTTTGAATTTGTTCTTTCGAAGGTTTTTTGAACAAAATTATGGCAATCAAAAATAAGGCTCCTAATGTATATCTGTAGGTACCTGTTAGCATAGAAGAGGTATAACTTAATGCAATTTGAGAGACATGGAAGTTTGTTCCCCATATAAAAGTTGTAAAAATGAGGAATAAATAATATTTGTTTTTTGTTGGCATTTGCTTGTTAATAGAAGTTTAGACTTGTAAAGATGCAATTTTTAGCATGATATTCGTATAAGTAATTTTATTATTAAGATATATTCCTAACAATTACCAAATATTAAAACACAATTAATTCGATGTGCCTAGTTAATTTATGTACTAAATTATTTTTTGTGCAATTGCTCATTCTATCTTTTACCCCTTCAATATTTTCACAATCGTACAGAAGTATTGATGTAATAAATGGTTTAGATGTCAAGGATAATAATGAAATAGAATCCAATGCATATGCACTTTTAATTGGAACTGATAAGTACCAATATTTTGATGATTTA
This region includes:
- a CDS encoding GNAT family N-acetyltransferase, whose amino-acid sequence is MIKLRTLTLNDLDEYKLWLLPHHTYQNLNAPYYKKKSVDEIESFIQQLKTDFKTDINPLPQKRIITNEANKLIGEVTWRWRSEETNWMEIGIVVFNPDFWFKGIGYQALYLWIDLLFAEKPELVRLGLTTWSGNEGMMKLSKKLGMKKEAQFRNARIVKGKYFDSLSYGILRSEWEEQKLQ
- a CDS encoding DMT family transporter is translated as MPTKNKYYLFLIFTTFIWGTNFHVSQIALSYTSSMLTGTYRYTLGALFLIAIILFKKPSKEQIQKSISKWKEIVFLGIVGAFLYNILFLEGLKFTSAFNGVLIIGLTPLNTALISIPMLKTKLKPKQIIGICFGFTGILMVITKGDIATIQNLTFSKGDLYILAANISFSFGNVFIKKYLTGISPLWLTTLVTVVACICFISVSLFTEQFIFPTTKEYLLAIFFMGALSTAICGAFWFISIKEIGAETSALFMNLVPVFGTSASFLLGDEIVPAQVIGGLLVVVGLLFNSFKLKYPFNR